The Sorghum bicolor cultivar BTx623 chromosome 6, Sorghum_bicolor_NCBIv3, whole genome shotgun sequence genome contains the following window.
TGGCACTCATGCATGCAGTGCGTTTGGAAAATCCTTGATTTTAGGAGGCCACCTGCGCTGTAACTGGGATCGGAGGAGCCGGTTAATAGAAATTTTTTGATTctcaatttgattttttttttactctATATAAATGGTCGGGATTTGATTCATTTTGTTACTTCCATGATGGTAAAAGGTGTACCGTAGCAACTAGCAAGACCTACTAACCTGATAAACTTGGTTTCACCTTCAACTCAGTaaacactaaggccttgtttagttccaaaaactgaaaagttttcggaactgtaacactttcgtttttatttgacaaacattatccaatcatacagtaactaggcttaaaagattcatctcgtgatttacaggtaaactgtgtaattagtttttattttcgtctatatttaatacaccATGCATGtggcataagatttgatgtgacggggaatcctgAAAAGATTTTGCTTTTtgggttgaactaaacaaggcctgttaAACTGATTTGCTGAATGGAGAAAATTGCTATTCTAGGACTACCAAACATGTGGCTTTGCTAAAATAGGATTCCTAACATTGACATCGCTAAAACAACATTCGAAACGTTTGCACTTTGTTTTCCATGACATTTAGTGTATTAAATCTCTTTTCTTatctaaatacatgtatttCTCTTCTCTTTAGACTCTTTTATCCTTCTGTCATTTGGACGTTGATTACGTACGGGAATTTTATCGGTCTTTCATCTGGCCACCGATCGATTCATCTCTCGGTACGAGTATGACCGCGCCCTAGTGACGCCGCCGGCCGCCCAGCTGCCGCCCCTCCTTCCCTTCCAATCTGGCGCACGCCGCTCCCCTGTCTGGTGCCGATGATGAATGGAGAGCCTCCACCTGGTGTCGATGGAACCAACGATCCTGGTGCCTCATTGCATATGCCTCATTGTTTAttaattttttactatatatgaaCGTGTGCACTTCATATATGCCATGCCCAGCCAAGGCACCGGTACCAGCCAAGGCACTGCCTAGCTCGGCGGCGACGGCAGGCAGCAAGTCAGTCACGGTAGCTGCCCAGCCAGCCTGCCCAGTGAAGAACGACCGATGAAATTCCTGTATGTAACCAACGTCCAGACGACAGAAAGATAAAAGAGTCCAAAGAGAAGAGaaatacatgtatttagatGAGAAAAGAGATTTAATACACCAAATGTCATAGAAAACAAAGTGCAAACGTTTCGAATGTCGTTTTAGCGATGTCAACGTTAGAAATCCTATTTTAACAAAGGCACATGTTTGGAAGTCCTATAATAGCAATTTTCTCTGCTGAATGGGGCCGCTAGAATAAAGACAAAATGGTCGAGCTACTCTGGAAAAACTGAAGGTGCGTTTGAGGCCAAAAATCTGTTGTTGACGTGGGTACGGCCTGGTGGCTTTCATGTGCAGTTCATTTTTGAGCGCATGATGCATAGATGATTCTTGGGCGGGCGGCCCATTCGCTCGCCAATGCTTGGCCGGCTTAACAGCAAGACTTGCAGCCAAACATGAGTTACTGAAATGAAGTGGCCGGGGTTCACATCAAGAGAGGCCGAATTCAGATCATCAGATGATGTTGATGCTCCATGAAGTGGGCAGAACCATGTGACGCATTATAGAGTGCAGTACAGACCTCAGACCTGCAGTCTTTTTTAGTGTTTCAAGGTGTGATCCGATCGAGGCCCTTTGATTTggactttgtttagttcaactaaaaatctaaatttttttcaagatatatcgaattttgcggtggtaaatcgcgagacgaatatcAAATACAaccgaaaatactacagtaatgaaattcaaaaaaaaaaatagatctaaacacGGTCTTGATGTGAGTGCTGGCAAATAATAAGCATCAGTGGTATTTGGATTTCAAAGAACGTTCTCTCGCGGGCAACATGTATCAATGCAGCGATCACACACCGCAGTATATTGCCCTCGTCGTTGACAAGTCCTAAAAAACCCACCAACAGTGCGCGAGCAACATCTGACTTCAGAGAGTTGTTTGCATTTTACATTCCATCCAATGGGCACAGGATGGGGAGAACGTTGTCTGAGAGACGATGACTGAGCACACACGAGTGTTTGGTGCGAACCAGCCGGGCACCAACTGACGAGCTAGCAGATAAAAACTTGAGCTGGTACTTGCATATAGCTAAGCTAGCTCTCCTGATCACTCCACTCCACTCCAATCCGATCCACCCGCAGCAATCCGCGAGCAGCCCATGTGCCACCGCCGAGCTAAAGCTAGCACTAGCTGAACACAGAGTGCCGTATCTGCTGCCCCTGGCGATCCGGCCGCGGTGTGTGTGGACGCAAGCAAGCAGCTCTCGAGCTCACTCACATGCGCTGCGTGCTCGTGTCGCCACCCACAAAGACCTGGACCATGCGTCGCGGCTGCGTGCACGGGCATGAGATGAGCACCCCCTCACTCACTACACTCTCGTGCCCATGCCCCCGCCACCTGCGCTGTCCCCGTCGCCACCCACTCACCACGTTCACGCACACCGTGTCACTCTGTACACTTCACTGCTGTGCTGACCCAATGCATATACGCTACGCATGGATAAATAGCCAAGCCACACACAGCCCCCTCCAACTGCAAAGAAGAGAGGTGCCTGCCATGGCGCAACCAAGAACAGCAgcgctcctcttcctcctcgccgCCTCCGTCGTCGCCGCGGCGGCAGCAGAGGTAGAGGCGCCGGCACCAGCGCGTGCTGCGGCGACGACGACAAGGACGACGGGGTGCCGGCGCGGGGACCTGGTGGTGCGTCAGCGCGCGACGGGGCGCGTGGTGGAAGGGAAGCCCGAGTACGCGGTGGAGGTGCGGAACGCGTGCCGGTGCGCGCAGTCCCGCGTCCTGCTGCGCTGCTACGGGCTCAGCAGCGTGGAGGCCGTGGACCCGCGCGCCATCCGCGCCGTCGACGGCGAGCGATGCCTGCTCCGCGGCGGCCGGCCGCTGCCGCCGCGCGGGGGCGCCGTGCGATTCACCTACGCCTGGATGACGCCGCAGGACTTCCCGCTCGTCAGCGCGCACCCGCACTGCTAGCTACCTACTACCCTTAATTAATCCTTACTGCCGTTAGTTCCTACGACGTACGTACTGATTCATTCAGCAATACAAGCAAGATTATATTATTCgcctgtttgtttgtttgtttgtttgtttgtttttcttTCGATTCAGTTCCAATTCCAAGTGTAATTAACTGAACGAGCGAGCTTGATTAGTTTTGGATCGATTTACAGCACTAGCTAGCTACTCTGTTGATGGGCTGCTGTTGCATTTCTGGTAGTCAAATGTTGTATGAAATATGTTGTGCTTTTCTGGTAGTCATCACGCCTCTAGGACAGTGGGACTGGGTGATGAAACTGCAATTGGATACGTGGAGAGGTGGAGTCACGGGACGGGAGCGAGCAACGGCGACATGGTGATGATGGACTATCTAGGCACCAAGCACCAGCAGCCAGCAGGAAGGCGACGAGCCGACGACACGCCGCGACGCGCGGCACCTTTCATCACGTGCCCTGTCCGCGACCTCGGTCCTCCCTCCCGAGCTCTTTTTTTGTCAACTCCATTATCTTAATTTCTATATGGAGATCTCCTTCTTCGTGGGCCTGTAGTACCCCAGCTTTGCAGCGCTGAGGCCCGTGCTGGACCTGGGCCCGATAGTACGAAGATGCACACTAAATATGTGTACTAGTTTGGACCCAAATACGTGTAATGATTAGGCATGGAAACGGATCgaatacggacggatatcaccgatatcatatttgttttcatatttctggtcggattcggattcgaatacggataatatcaaccacgtcggataagatacgattggatgttgatatcataaatatacgatttaagtattcggatacgaatacggtatcagatgttaaatattcggactcggatatgGACAGATCAGAACCTCTCTAaatgaattcggtctcgaatacggtcaaaaaatatccgtaccgttttcatccctgtaATGATTGTCATGTGATCAACATTCCACGACgattttttcttttaaaaaaacagAGTGCAAACTCTAAGTTAGCGTTTGGTTGGAAGATAATGTGGAGCAGAATAGTCTTGTCTCTGTTTTTTGGGACGAGATGACTTCATTTTCTATTTGGTTGAGGAGGCACGAGACTAACCCGTTTTATGCTTCCAGAGACATCAAAAGTAGGATCAGCAACCTGACATGTGAGGCCCACATGCCAATCTCTTCTCATGCTCCTTATTCCTTTTCCATTGACACGTGTGACCCATtttttactttttatttttcttcctCTTCTCCTTAGCTCTTCGTTCTCAACGGATGGCCCATGACCACCACACGCAACGCCTTCATCGCCTGTGCCTACACAATGCCCAACACTGCACTCCGTGCCTCCT
Protein-coding sequences here:
- the LOC8070833 gene encoding TPD1 protein homolog 1A; translated protein: MRRGCVHGHEMSTPSLTTLSCPCPRHLRCPRRHPLTTFTHTVSLCTLHCCADPMHIRYAWINSQATHSPLQLQRREVPAMAQPRTAALLFLLAASVVAAAAAEVEAPAPARAAATTTRTTGCRRGDLVVRQRATGRVVEGKPEYAVEVRNACRCAQSRVLLRCYGLSSVEAVDPRAIRAVDGERCLLRGGRPLPPRGGAVRFTYAWMTPQDFPLVSAHPHC